The following proteins come from a genomic window of Streptomyces sp. NBC_01716:
- a CDS encoding sugar phosphate isomerase/epimerase family protein, with product MSHIRKSFDRRDFLRATAGTTVALAAASVAGAATASAAPAPAAGRSNLSIPKDRIGIQLYSIRDKVSSLGFAVVLAELARIGYQEIEFAGYTQSTSILGRQITLPEIRTLLDDNGLRAVGSHVGIGNLRSNLQGELDAAEILGMPHLGTANAPSNINTVAGYRAAADEFNVWGAAATARGLKLYQHNHAGEFAFATDQPSVRLYDVFLKNTDPRHVYLELDIYWAYVGQYRWPGFDPAAYVRNQPYRYPLFHMKDGDANSANANGFDIVEFGAGDLPYEKFVRDIGPRASHVGIWEQDTAPNTLPNPPGSLGAAERSFTALKGLLG from the coding sequence GTGAGCCATATTCGCAAGTCCTTCGACCGCAGGGACTTCCTGCGCGCCACCGCGGGCACGACCGTCGCCCTCGCCGCCGCCTCCGTCGCCGGAGCCGCCACGGCGTCCGCGGCCCCGGCCCCCGCCGCCGGGCGGAGCAATCTGTCCATCCCCAAGGACCGGATCGGCATCCAGCTCTACAGCATCCGCGACAAGGTCAGCTCGCTCGGCTTCGCCGTCGTCCTCGCCGAGCTGGCGCGGATCGGCTACCAGGAGATCGAGTTCGCCGGGTACACCCAGAGCACCTCCATCCTGGGCCGGCAGATCACCCTCCCGGAGATCCGCACACTGCTCGACGACAACGGGCTGCGCGCGGTCGGGAGTCACGTCGGCATCGGCAACCTCCGCTCGAACCTCCAGGGCGAACTGGACGCCGCCGAGATCCTCGGCATGCCCCACCTGGGCACGGCCAACGCGCCGTCGAACATCAACACCGTCGCGGGCTACCGCGCCGCCGCCGACGAGTTCAACGTCTGGGGCGCCGCGGCCACCGCGCGCGGTCTGAAGCTCTACCAGCACAACCACGCGGGCGAGTTCGCGTTCGCGACGGACCAGCCGTCGGTCCGGCTGTACGACGTGTTCCTCAAGAACACCGACCCGCGCCATGTCTATCTGGAGCTGGACATCTACTGGGCGTACGTGGGCCAGTACCGCTGGCCCGGATTCGACCCGGCCGCGTACGTGCGCAACCAGCCCTACCGCTACCCGCTGTTCCACATGAAGGACGGCGACGCCAACTCGGCGAACGCCAACGGATTCGACATCGTCGAGTTCGGTGCCGGCGACCTCCCGTACGAGAAGTTCGTCCGCGACATCGGGCCGCGTGCCTCGCACGTGGGCATCTGGGAGCAGGACACCGCGCCCAACACCCTGCCCAATCCGCCGGGTTCGCTCGGCGCGGCGGAGCGCAGCTTCACGGCGCTCAAGGGACTGCTCGGCTGA
- a CDS encoding PQQ-dependent sugar dehydrogenase yields the protein MHRTLRRLMTGVLLVALPALGGVAVAPAAQAHPGHEHALDWSNYEKVTLTKDTGEPIDLAVLPDSRVLHTARNGDLRLTDPGTGVTKVVNHVDVYQNSEMGLQTVTLDPDFATNKWVYLYYSPPLNTPTGSAPQQLPAGQTDAYWKQWEGYDTLTRFKWTGDKLDLSTAQEIIRVDSNRGQCCHVAGDVDFDSKGNLYLATGGNTPASGPNVNGYTPINDAAGYNPGLDERRGAGNTNDLRGKILRIDVQEDGRYRIPEGNLFAPGTAKTRPEIFVMGLRNPFRLAVDQKTDAVMWGDYGPDAGTADPNRGPMGYVEWQTTTKPLNSGWPFCTGDNTKPYRDFDFATLTPGPAFDCAKPVNDSRWNTGLTELPASAPATLWYGDRDTDQPWPELTSFRGPGGPGGQAPMGGPVYHYDADNPSPGKFPEYWDGKAFFGEFSQDYVAALTLDGPDGPVSKLENVLPNSERSQNGIPQWDNPMDLEFGPDGALYVLDYGDGFFRQNPDAGLYRIDYAEGNKAPTAVIKADKTSGQAPLEVSFSATGSSDPENGELTYQWDLDGDGTFDATGPTVDRTYPDNGQFQARLKVTDPQGKSGLTSRQITVGNTAPTVRITSPPDGGFFNWGDAVPYGIAVEDPEDGTTPDCAKVAWTFGLGHNQHGHPVNSGTGCTGGVATPADAGHGDTENVFGVLGITYTDKGAGGVPAATGDAQVVLNPALTQGEHYDSAEGVTITDDTTASGQRKLTSFDAGDWIAYDPVSFAGINGVKTRASGAGTLALRWGSADAEPFATVPVPAGEGWQTVTTALDKAPSGTGEVFVTSSGGVELDSLTFQGAGVADKTAPKVTATLNPPRPNGDDGWYTSNVSLTVAATDNGTVASRQYSVDDGATWQSANAALTLSKEGATTVRYRATDNGGNVSDVGSLTVRIDRTGPTVTATGIDADGVYGDSKRPTPVFSATDAVSGGATVTATVDGKAVNSGQALELWRLPLGNHDLTVRARDKAGNTTTRTVAFTTRTSYADIRALITQLRADGLITAQGQQRLTVRLGQAEAHADAGRTSQAAAVLESFAGYAGDAALVPDSAAGAALARDARALKGGAIG from the coding sequence GTGCACCGCACACTGAGACGCCTGATGACAGGGGTCCTGCTCGTGGCACTGCCCGCGCTGGGCGGTGTGGCCGTCGCGCCCGCCGCCCAGGCGCACCCGGGCCACGAACACGCCCTGGACTGGTCGAACTACGAGAAAGTCACCCTGACGAAGGACACCGGCGAGCCGATCGACCTCGCCGTCCTCCCCGACAGCCGAGTCCTGCACACCGCCCGCAACGGCGATCTCCGGCTCACCGACCCCGGTACCGGTGTCACGAAGGTCGTCAACCACGTCGACGTCTACCAGAACTCCGAGATGGGGTTGCAGACGGTCACGCTCGACCCGGACTTCGCCACCAACAAGTGGGTCTACCTCTACTACTCGCCGCCGCTGAACACCCCGACCGGCTCCGCACCCCAGCAGCTGCCCGCCGGGCAGACCGACGCGTACTGGAAGCAGTGGGAGGGGTACGACACCCTGACCCGCTTCAAGTGGACCGGCGACAAGCTGGACCTCTCCACCGCGCAGGAGATCATCCGCGTCGACTCCAACCGTGGCCAGTGCTGCCATGTCGCGGGTGACGTGGACTTCGACAGCAAGGGCAATCTCTACCTCGCGACGGGCGGCAACACTCCCGCGTCGGGCCCGAACGTCAACGGCTACACCCCGATCAACGACGCGGCCGGCTACAACCCGGGGCTGGACGAGCGCCGTGGCGCGGGCAACACCAACGACCTGCGGGGCAAGATCCTGCGGATCGACGTCCAGGAGGACGGCAGATACCGGATCCCGGAGGGCAACCTCTTCGCGCCGGGCACGGCCAAGACGCGTCCCGAGATCTTCGTGATGGGTCTGCGCAACCCGTTCCGGCTCGCGGTCGACCAGAAGACCGACGCCGTGATGTGGGGCGACTACGGCCCCGACGCCGGTACGGCCGACCCGAACCGCGGCCCGATGGGGTACGTCGAGTGGCAGACCACGACCAAGCCCCTGAACAGCGGCTGGCCGTTCTGCACGGGTGACAACACCAAGCCCTACAGGGACTTCGACTTCGCCACCCTCACGCCCGGCCCCGCCTTCGACTGCGCGAAGCCGGTCAACGACTCCCGCTGGAACACCGGTCTGACCGAGCTGCCCGCGTCCGCGCCGGCCACGCTCTGGTACGGCGACAGGGACACCGACCAGCCGTGGCCCGAGCTGACCTCCTTCCGCGGTCCGGGCGGTCCCGGCGGCCAGGCCCCGATGGGCGGTCCGGTCTACCACTACGACGCGGACAACCCCTCGCCGGGCAAGTTCCCCGAGTACTGGGACGGCAAGGCGTTCTTCGGGGAGTTCTCCCAGGACTACGTGGCCGCGCTCACGCTCGACGGTCCCGACGGACCGGTGAGCAAGCTGGAGAACGTGCTGCCCAACAGCGAGCGTTCGCAGAACGGCATCCCGCAGTGGGACAACCCGATGGACCTGGAGTTCGGTCCTGACGGCGCGCTCTACGTGCTCGACTACGGCGACGGCTTCTTCCGGCAGAACCCCGACGCGGGTCTCTACCGGATCGACTACGCCGAGGGCAACAAGGCTCCTACCGCGGTGATCAAGGCCGACAAGACGTCCGGCCAGGCCCCGTTGGAGGTCTCCTTCAGCGCCACCGGCTCCAGCGACCCGGAGAACGGCGAGCTCACCTACCAGTGGGACCTCGACGGCGACGGCACCTTCGACGCCACCGGGCCCACGGTCGACCGTACGTATCCGGACAACGGGCAGTTCCAGGCCCGGCTCAAGGTGACCGACCCGCAAGGGAAGTCCGGGCTGACGAGCCGTCAGATCACCGTGGGCAACACGGCGCCGACGGTACGGATCACCTCGCCGCCCGACGGCGGGTTCTTCAACTGGGGCGACGCCGTGCCGTACGGCATAGCCGTCGAGGACCCGGAGGACGGCACCACGCCGGACTGCGCCAAGGTCGCGTGGACCTTCGGTCTGGGGCACAACCAGCACGGGCACCCGGTCAACAGCGGTACCGGCTGCACGGGCGGCGTCGCGACCCCGGCCGACGCGGGCCACGGTGACACCGAGAACGTCTTCGGCGTCCTCGGCATCACCTACACCGACAAGGGCGCGGGAGGCGTGCCGGCGGCGACCGGTGACGCCCAAGTGGTGCTCAACCCGGCGCTGACGCAGGGCGAGCACTACGACTCCGCGGAGGGTGTCACGATCACGGACGACACCACGGCGTCGGGACAGCGGAAGCTGACCTCCTTCGACGCGGGTGACTGGATCGCGTACGACCCGGTGTCGTTCGCCGGGATCAACGGGGTCAAGACCCGTGCGAGCGGCGCCGGTACGCTGGCGCTGCGCTGGGGCTCGGCGGACGCGGAGCCGTTCGCGACGGTGCCGGTACCGGCCGGCGAGGGCTGGCAGACCGTCACCACCGCGCTGGACAAGGCCCCTTCGGGGACCGGAGAGGTCTTCGTCACCAGCTCCGGCGGTGTCGAGCTGGACTCGCTGACCTTCCAGGGCGCGGGCGTCGCGGACAAGACCGCCCCCAAGGTCACGGCCACACTCAACCCGCCCCGGCCGAACGGTGACGACGGCTGGTACACCAGCAACGTGTCGCTCACGGTCGCGGCGACCGACAACGGAACGGTCGCCAGCCGTCAGTACTCGGTCGACGACGGAGCCACCTGGCAGTCGGCCAACGCGGCCCTCACGCTCTCCAAGGAGGGCGCCACGACGGTCCGTTACCGGGCCACCGACAACGGCGGCAACGTCTCCGATGTGGGCTCGCTCACGGTACGGATCGACCGCACCGGTCCCACGGTGACGGCCACCGGTATCGACGCCGACGGCGTCTACGGGGACTCCAAGCGGCCGACACCGGTCTTCTCTGCCACGGACGCGGTCTCCGGTGGGGCGACCGTCACGGCCACGGTCGACGGCAAGGCCGTCAACTCCGGCCAGGCGCTGGAACTGTGGCGGCTGCCGCTCGGGAACCACGACCTCACGGTCAGGGCCCGCGACAAGGCCGGCAACACCACCACCAGGACGGTGGCCTTCACCACCCGTACCTCCTACGCGGACATCCGCGCGCTGATCACCCAGCTGCGGGCCGACGGCCTGATCACGGCGCAGGGACAGCAGCGGCTGACCGTACGGCTCGGCCAGGCCGAGGCGCACGCCGACGCGGGACGCACCAGTCAGGCCGCGGCCGTACTGGAGTCGTTCGCCGGATACGCGGGCGACGCCGCCCTCGTGCCGGACAGCGCGGCGGGCGCGGCCCTCGCACGGGACGCGCGGGCCCTGAAGGGAGGCGCCATCGGCTGA
- a CDS encoding SDR family oxidoreductase, which yields MSIVVTGATGHLGRLVIESLLSADVPAGRIAAVARDSEKAASLAALGVEVRIADYDSPATLTDAFRAGDRALLISADEAGRRVPQHTAVIEAARAAGVAQLVYTGVLGGPDADFELAADHKATERLILDSGLPYTFLRNGWYTENYTENLAPVLEHGAVVAAAGEGRVASAGRADYAAAAATVLTGEGHLGKVYELSGDTAWSFAEYAAELSRQTGRTIVYNNVPGETLLGILTGAGVPEPMAAILVDVDKAIERGLLAGTTGDLSRLAGRPTTPLAESVAQALKS from the coding sequence ATGAGCATCGTCGTCACCGGAGCGACCGGGCACCTCGGCCGTCTCGTCATCGAATCCCTTCTGAGCGCCGACGTGCCGGCCGGCAGGATCGCCGCCGTCGCGCGGGACAGCGAGAAGGCGGCGTCCCTGGCGGCGCTCGGTGTCGAGGTGCGGATCGCCGACTACGACAGCCCCGCGACACTGACGGACGCCTTCCGGGCGGGCGACCGGGCCCTGCTCATCTCCGCCGACGAGGCCGGGCGCCGCGTACCGCAGCACACCGCCGTCATCGAAGCCGCGCGGGCCGCGGGCGTGGCTCAACTCGTGTACACCGGCGTCCTGGGAGGTCCCGACGCCGACTTCGAACTGGCCGCCGACCACAAGGCCACCGAGCGGCTGATCCTGGACTCCGGGCTGCCGTACACGTTTCTGCGCAACGGCTGGTACACCGAGAACTACACCGAGAACCTGGCCCCCGTGCTGGAGCACGGCGCGGTGGTCGCCGCGGCGGGCGAGGGCCGGGTCGCCAGCGCCGGCCGGGCGGACTACGCGGCGGCGGCGGCCACCGTACTGACCGGTGAGGGACACCTCGGCAAGGTGTACGAGCTCAGCGGCGACACGGCGTGGTCCTTCGCGGAGTACGCGGCGGAGCTGTCGCGGCAGACCGGCCGCACGATCGTCTACAACAACGTCCCCGGCGAGACGCTGCTGGGCATTCTCACGGGCGCCGGAGTGCCCGAGCCGATGGCCGCGATCCTCGTGGATGTGGACAAGGCCATCGAACGCGGCCTCCTGGCGGGTACGACCGGCGACCTCTCCCGTCTCGCGGGCCGGCCCACGACACCGTTGGCCGAGTCGGTCGCGCAGGCTCTGAAGTCCTGA
- a CDS encoding HAD domain-containing protein produces the protein MSRPLLYLDVDGPLNPYAAKPHRRPMGYTTHRMKPEGWIAQHPGMPAAYVRPLRVWLNPDHGRRLRELAGLYDLVWATTWGTEANEFIGPVLGLPELPAVDWPVRYEAAAEDTFWKTRDLVAYAAGRPFAWVDDELGDADRAYVAGHHEGSALLLHIDPRLGLLDPDFRALDSFARTLGGRT, from the coding sequence ATGAGCCGCCCCCTTCTCTATCTCGACGTGGACGGCCCGTTGAACCCGTACGCCGCCAAGCCCCATCGGCGCCCGATGGGCTACACGACCCACCGGATGAAGCCCGAGGGCTGGATCGCCCAGCACCCGGGCATGCCGGCGGCGTACGTGAGGCCCCTGCGGGTCTGGCTCAACCCCGACCACGGGCGAAGGCTCAGGGAGCTCGCCGGACTGTACGACCTGGTGTGGGCCACCACGTGGGGGACAGAGGCGAACGAGTTCATCGGGCCCGTTCTCGGACTGCCCGAACTCCCGGCGGTGGACTGGCCGGTGAGGTACGAGGCGGCAGCGGAAGACACGTTCTGGAAGACGCGGGACCTCGTCGCGTACGCCGCCGGCCGGCCCTTCGCATGGGTCGACGACGAGTTGGGTGACGCCGACCGGGCCTACGTCGCCGGGCACCACGAGGGGTCCGCGCTCCTGCTTCACATCGACCCACGGCTCGGCCTGCTGGACCCCGACTTCCGGGCGCTCGACTCCTTCGCGCGCACGCTCGGGGGCCGGACTTGA
- a CDS encoding winged helix-turn-helix transcriptional regulator — translation MDESSSPPNVNRRMCPSRLVLEHITSRWGVLVLAALLERSYRFSELRREIDGVSEKMLAQTLQTLERDGFVHRDAKPVIPPRVDYSLTDLGREAAEQVWRLARWTERQVDTVLTAREAYDEARTPVPRAGTRAGARTIHQ, via the coding sequence ATGGACGAAAGCAGCTCCCCCCCCAACGTCAACCGGCGGATGTGCCCCTCCCGGCTCGTACTGGAACACATCACGAGCCGCTGGGGTGTGCTGGTGCTGGCCGCCCTGCTGGAGCGCTCGTACCGCTTCAGCGAGCTGCGCCGCGAGATCGACGGGGTCAGCGAGAAGATGCTCGCCCAGACCCTCCAGACCCTTGAACGCGACGGCTTCGTCCACCGCGACGCCAAGCCGGTGATCCCGCCGCGCGTGGACTACTCACTGACGGACCTGGGCCGCGAGGCGGCCGAGCAGGTGTGGCGGCTGGCGCGCTGGACGGAGCGACAGGTGGACACGGTGCTCACGGCCCGCGAGGCGTACGACGAGGCGCGCACGCCCGTGCCGCGGGCCGGGACCCGCGCCGGGGCGCGGACGATCCACCAGTAG
- a CDS encoding ATP-binding protein, which produces MSDLLRAPAEIKYAEELDWLESVDDGPKPFSWRLSPKMVRLFILGSERSDGLDREIPQKWFGDRSLVERAVVTLASDRGLLLIGDPGTGKSWLAELLAAAVCRSSTLVVQGTAGTTEDHIKYSWNVSMVIAKGQSRESMIPSPIMTAMETGAIGRFEELTRSTSDVQDALISILSEKYISVPELDSDSIVFAKPGFSVIATANSRDRGVNDLSSALKRRFNFVRIPVVTNRKSEAEIVRFRTEELLRRHRIELDVPPTLLDVLLQSFADLRASAAAAGSDDEKLESALSSAEQIGVLEDAILHSNFFGERELTARALASSLVGSLARREPEDLAILNKYLHGVVEPRSKEKGGSWPEFLEGGRDAIATLS; this is translated from the coding sequence ATGTCTGACCTGTTGCGCGCTCCCGCCGAGATCAAGTACGCCGAGGAGCTGGACTGGCTGGAGTCGGTCGACGACGGTCCCAAGCCGTTCTCCTGGCGCCTTTCGCCGAAGATGGTCCGTCTGTTCATCCTGGGGTCCGAGCGCTCCGACGGTCTCGACCGGGAGATCCCGCAGAAGTGGTTCGGTGACCGCAGTCTGGTCGAGCGCGCCGTCGTCACGCTGGCGTCGGACCGCGGGCTGCTGCTGATCGGTGATCCGGGAACGGGGAAGAGCTGGCTGGCCGAGCTGCTGGCCGCCGCCGTCTGCCGCAGCTCGACCCTGGTGGTGCAGGGCACGGCCGGCACCACCGAGGACCACATCAAGTATTCGTGGAACGTGTCGATGGTGATCGCCAAGGGCCAGTCCCGTGAGTCGATGATCCCCTCGCCGATCATGACCGCGATGGAGACGGGCGCGATCGGCCGGTTCGAGGAGCTCACCCGTTCCACGAGCGACGTCCAGGACGCCCTGATCTCGATCCTGTCGGAGAAGTACATCTCGGTGCCCGAGCTGGACAGCGACAGCATCGTCTTCGCCAAGCCCGGATTCTCGGTCATCGCCACCGCCAACAGCCGCGACAGGGGCGTCAACGACCTGTCGTCGGCGCTCAAGCGCCGGTTCAACTTCGTCCGTATCCCGGTGGTGACGAACAGGAAGAGCGAGGCGGAGATCGTCCGCTTCCGTACGGAGGAACTGCTGCGCCGTCACCGGATCGAGCTGGACGTGCCGCCCACCCTGCTGGACGTGCTGCTCCAGAGCTTCGCCGATCTGCGCGCCTCCGCGGCCGCCGCGGGCAGCGACGACGAGAAGCTGGAGTCGGCGCTGTCGAGTGCCGAGCAGATCGGCGTACTGGAGGACGCGATCCTGCACAGCAACTTCTTCGGCGAGCGCGAGCTGACCGCGCGTGCCCTCGCCTCCTCGCTCGTGGGATCGCTGGCGCGGCGCGAGCCGGAGGACCTGGCCATCCTCAACAAGTACCTGCACGGTGTCGTGGAGCCGCGCAGCAAGGAAAAGGGCGGGTCCTGGCCGGAGTTCCTGGAGGGCGGTCGGGACGCGATCGCCACTCTCTCATGA